The following coding sequences lie in one Paenibacillus durus ATCC 35681 genomic window:
- a CDS encoding deoxycytidylate deaminase: MTIAYRKDWDTYFMDIAFMVSTRSRCPRRHVGAVLVQGKKLLGTAYNGAPMGVPDCSEAGCMISEQYELEVVDGAETMVKKQRCIRTIHAEQNLLLFTDRIDREGSTVYVTDEPCWTCANMLANSGVAEIVYHRSYPKDTEKVRLMMASKGIQFRRLEGYEPPRETVLDVQG, from the coding sequence ATGACCATTGCCTATCGCAAAGATTGGGATACGTATTTTATGGACATCGCCTTTATGGTCTCGACCCGTTCGCGCTGTCCGCGCCGTCACGTCGGCGCTGTGCTTGTCCAGGGCAAGAAGCTGCTCGGCACCGCCTATAATGGCGCTCCGATGGGGGTGCCGGATTGCTCTGAAGCGGGCTGCATGATCTCCGAGCAGTATGAGCTGGAGGTTGTGGACGGGGCGGAGACGATGGTTAAGAAGCAGCGCTGCATCCGCACGATTCATGCAGAGCAGAATCTGCTGCTTTTTACGGACCGAATTGACCGGGAAGGCAGCACCGTATATGTAACCGACGAACCCTGCTGGACCTGCGCGAATATGCTCGCCAACAGCGGCGTCGCCGAGATTGTCTATCACCGGAGCTATCCGAAGGACACAGAAAAGGTCCGGTTGATGATGGCATCCAAAGGCATCCAGTTTCGCCGGCTGGAAGGATATGAGCCTCCTCGTGAAACGGTTCTGGATGTACAGGGTTAA
- a CDS encoding ComEA family DNA-binding protein gives MNKISVIGAIAAALIGGGLIWTAGNGDKQGIAGWETLNVQMAKAVESGQTAAAGGSPAQDRRNEAAREPDKITEAAEAEGSSIRKSGGSEAAVSRETAKAAAGPDGDGAGNAAADESKQSGSPVTKDSFKDQAGASRAPAAGAPPPEEGKVNVNTAGISELTALPGIGEKKAQAILDYRNLHGAFRSASDLGKVKGIGPKMLEKLRPYVLF, from the coding sequence ATGAACAAGATAAGTGTAATTGGCGCGATTGCCGCAGCGTTAATCGGAGGCGGCTTAATCTGGACCGCCGGAAACGGGGATAAGCAAGGAATCGCCGGATGGGAAACGTTGAACGTTCAGATGGCAAAGGCGGTTGAAAGCGGGCAGACGGCGGCTGCGGGCGGCAGCCCTGCGCAAGATCGCCGAAACGAGGCTGCTCGTGAGCCGGATAAAATAACAGAAGCAGCGGAAGCGGAGGGCAGCTCCATCCGAAAAAGCGGAGGCTCTGAAGCTGCCGTCTCGCGGGAGACCGCTAAAGCGGCGGCCGGCCCGGATGGAGATGGCGCGGGAAATGCGGCCGCAGACGAGTCTAAGCAAAGCGGCAGCCCGGTGACAAAGGATAGCTTCAAAGATCAAGCTGGCGCTTCCCGGGCCCCGGCGGCTGGTGCTCCGCCTCCGGAGGAGGGGAAGGTCAATGTCAACACGGCGGGAATCTCCGAATTGACCGCCTTGCCCGGCATCGGCGAAAAGAAAGCGCAGGCGATTCTCGATTACCGCAATCTGCATGGGGCGTTCCGCAGCGCTTCCGACTTGGGAAAAGTAAAAGGAATCGGTCCGAAGATGCTGGAGAAGCTGAGGCCCTATGTTTTATTTTGA
- the comER gene encoding late competence protein ComER: MKVGFIGTGSMGGLLIDAFLSSGGLLAGDVIASNRSPQKLARLAQLHPGITLAGSNSETASRSDILFLCVKPMEFKALTDEIGHCLHSEQIVVSITSPVQIHHLESALPSKIAKIIPSITHSVYSGTSLCVLGSRLGADDRAKLLKLMSHIGIPVEIYEHHTRISSDFSSCGPAFLSYFIERWIEAAAEATGIDRTLAGKLAGEMLLGTGKLLTEGEFTPQQLQDRVAVPGGITAEALNHLRCSLDGVFERLIDTTHKKYDEDVAKIDSLFGRDGIHQNK; the protein is encoded by the coding sequence ATGAAAGTGGGTTTTATCGGAACGGGCAGCATGGGCGGCCTGTTGATCGACGCCTTTCTTTCTTCCGGGGGGCTTTTGGCCGGCGACGTGATTGCGAGTAACCGCAGTCCGCAGAAGCTGGCCCGTCTCGCGCAGCTTCACCCCGGAATTACGCTGGCGGGCAGCAATAGTGAGACTGCGTCCCGCAGCGATATTTTATTCTTATGCGTCAAGCCGATGGAGTTTAAAGCGCTGACCGATGAAATCGGCCATTGTCTCCACAGCGAACAGATCGTCGTGTCCATTACAAGTCCGGTTCAAATTCACCACCTGGAGAGCGCCCTGCCGTCTAAAATCGCCAAGATCATTCCCAGCATTACGCACAGTGTATACAGCGGAACCTCTCTCTGCGTACTTGGCAGCCGGCTGGGGGCCGATGACAGAGCGAAGCTGCTCAAGCTGATGTCCCATATAGGCATTCCGGTGGAAATATATGAGCATCATACCCGCATCTCCTCCGATTTTTCCAGCTGCGGCCCGGCTTTCCTGAGCTATTTTATCGAACGATGGATTGAAGCTGCCGCCGAAGCGACCGGGATCGACCGTACACTTGCAGGAAAGCTGGCGGGCGAGATGCTTCTTGGGACGGGAAAGCTGCTCACCGAAGGCGAATTTACGCCGCAGCAGCTGCAGGACCGTGTCGCGGTCCCCGGCGGCATTACCGCCGAAGCGCTGAATCATCTGCGCTGCAGCCTGGACGGGGTATTCGAACGGCTGATCGATACGACGCACAAGAAATACGACGAGGATGTGGCCAAAATCGATTCGCTGTTCGGTCGGGACGGGATTCATCAAAACAAATGA
- the leuS gene encoding leucine--tRNA ligase → MSDSKGNTTAQGYRAQVLEPKWQKYWEENHTFKTGEEAGKPKFYALDMFPYPSGAGLHVGHPEGYTATDIVSRYKRMRGYNVLHPMGWDAFGLPAEQHALDTGQHPRDITIKNVNNFRRQIKSLGFSYDWDREISTTDPEYYKWTQWIFIQLYKRGLAYVAEVPVNWCEALGTVLSNEEVIDGKSERGGHPVIRRPMRQWILKITEYAERLLEDLEELDWSESIKDMQRNWIGKSKGAEVTFGIDGHEANLTVFTTRPDTLFGASYCVLAPEHELVASITTDAQRLAVEEYQTLAARKSDLERTDLAKEKTGVFTGAYAVNPVNGAKLPIWIADYVLAGYGTGAIMAVPGHDTRDWEFAKQFGLHIIEVVQGGNVDEEAYAGDGPHVNSDFLNGLDNTAAIAAMISWLEEKGFGKGKVTYRLRDWLFSRQRYWGEPIPILHLEDGTMKTVPEDQLPLLLPDVDAIKPSGTGESPLANVTDWVETVDPETGMKARRETNTMPQWAGSCWYYLRYIDPRNDKELCSPEKQKEWLPVDLYIGGAEHAVLHLLYARFWHKVLYDLGVVNTKEPFYKLVNQGMILGTNNEKMSKSRGNVINPDEIVGEFGADTLRVYEMFMGPLEATKPWSANGVEGIHRFLSRVWRLFVSEDGSLSAKITEDGGTEEFKRTWHKTIKKVTDDLENLRFNTAISQLMIFINDAYKQETLPRRAMENFTQMLSPLAPHLAEEMWQMLGHEGTITYVEWPAYDEALTVDAEVEIVVQVNGKIVQRSLIPQGMGQEEMQAHALALPNVSAAIEGKTVRKVIAVPGKLVNIVAG, encoded by the coding sequence ATGAGCGACAGCAAGGGAAATACAACCGCACAAGGTTACCGGGCGCAGGTACTGGAACCGAAATGGCAGAAGTATTGGGAAGAAAATCATACCTTCAAGACCGGTGAGGAAGCGGGCAAGCCGAAATTTTACGCGCTCGACATGTTCCCGTACCCTTCGGGAGCCGGGCTGCATGTAGGCCATCCGGAAGGCTATACGGCGACGGATATCGTCTCCCGCTACAAGCGGATGCGCGGATATAATGTGCTTCACCCGATGGGCTGGGATGCCTTCGGTCTGCCTGCCGAGCAGCATGCGCTGGATACGGGGCAACATCCGCGTGATATCACGATCAAGAACGTCAATAATTTCCGCCGCCAGATCAAATCGCTGGGCTTCTCCTATGACTGGGACCGCGAGATCAGTACGACGGACCCCGAATACTATAAATGGACGCAGTGGATCTTCATCCAGCTGTACAAGCGCGGCTTGGCTTACGTCGCTGAAGTGCCGGTGAATTGGTGTGAGGCGCTTGGCACCGTACTGTCCAACGAAGAAGTCATCGACGGCAAAAGCGAGCGCGGAGGACATCCCGTCATCCGCAGACCGATGCGCCAGTGGATTCTGAAGATTACCGAATACGCCGAGCGTCTTCTGGAAGATCTGGAAGAGCTGGACTGGTCCGAGAGTATCAAGGACATGCAGCGCAACTGGATCGGCAAATCGAAGGGCGCCGAAGTTACCTTCGGCATCGACGGTCATGAGGCTAATCTGACCGTATTTACAACCCGGCCCGATACCCTGTTCGGGGCAAGCTATTGCGTGCTCGCGCCCGAGCACGAGCTAGTGGCGTCGATTACGACAGACGCCCAGCGCTTGGCCGTGGAGGAATATCAGACACTGGCTGCGCGCAAGAGCGATTTGGAACGGACCGATCTTGCGAAGGAGAAGACCGGCGTGTTTACCGGCGCTTATGCGGTCAATCCGGTAAACGGCGCCAAACTGCCGATCTGGATCGCGGACTACGTCCTGGCCGGGTACGGAACTGGGGCGATCATGGCCGTTCCCGGACATGACACCCGCGACTGGGAGTTCGCCAAGCAGTTCGGACTCCATATCATCGAGGTTGTCCAAGGGGGCAATGTCGACGAGGAAGCCTACGCCGGCGACGGCCCGCATGTCAATTCCGATTTCCTGAACGGGCTGGACAATACGGCGGCCATCGCCGCCATGATCTCCTGGCTTGAGGAAAAAGGATTCGGCAAGGGCAAGGTCACCTACCGCCTGCGCGATTGGCTGTTCAGCCGCCAGCGCTATTGGGGCGAGCCGATCCCGATTCTCCATCTGGAAGACGGCACGATGAAGACGGTCCCGGAAGACCAGCTTCCGCTCTTGCTGCCGGACGTGGACGCGATCAAGCCTTCGGGCACGGGCGAATCGCCGCTGGCTAACGTGACGGACTGGGTCGAGACGGTCGATCCGGAGACCGGGATGAAAGCCCGCCGCGAGACGAACACAATGCCGCAGTGGGCCGGCAGCTGCTGGTACTACCTGCGTTACATTGATCCGCGTAACGACAAGGAGCTGTGTTCTCCCGAGAAGCAGAAGGAATGGCTGCCGGTCGATCTGTATATCGGCGGCGCCGAGCATGCGGTGCTTCATCTGCTGTATGCCCGCTTCTGGCATAAGGTGCTGTATGATCTTGGCGTTGTAAACACGAAGGAGCCGTTCTACAAGCTGGTCAACCAGGGCATGATTCTCGGCACCAACAACGAGAAGATGAGTAAATCGCGCGGCAATGTCATCAATCCGGATGAGATTGTAGGCGAATTCGGCGCGGACACGCTGCGCGTGTACGAAATGTTCATGGGTCCGCTGGAAGCGACCAAGCCGTGGAGCGCGAACGGCGTGGAAGGCATTCACCGCTTCCTCTCGCGCGTATGGCGCCTGTTCGTAAGCGAAGACGGCAGCCTGAGCGCCAAAATTACAGAGGACGGCGGCACCGAAGAATTCAAGCGCACCTGGCATAAGACGATCAAGAAAGTGACCGATGATCTTGAGAATCTGCGCTTTAATACGGCGATCAGCCAGCTGATGATCTTTATCAACGACGCCTACAAGCAGGAGACGCTGCCGCGCCGGGCGATGGAGAATTTCACGCAGATGCTGTCGCCGCTTGCTCCCCATCTTGCCGAAGAAATGTGGCAGATGCTCGGACACGAAGGCACCATCACTTATGTGGAGTGGCCGGCTTACGACGAGGCGCTGACTGTGGACGCCGAGGTGGAAATCGTGGTTCAGGTGAACGGCAAAATCGTTCAGCGCAGCCTGATCCCGCAGGGTATGGGACAAGAGGAGATGCAGGCGCACGCGCTGGCTCTTCCGAATGTGAGCGCGGCAATAGAAGGCAAGACCGTCCGCAAAGTCATTGCGGTTCCGGGCAAGCTGGTCAATATCGTAGCGGGTTAG
- a CDS encoding AI-2E family transporter — protein sequence MEQWSGNKWFRWMVGVLLALIILYFVWLLHPMLQHIFSFLKAVLAPFLAAMIISYVLNPVVSMLAGRKVPRGAAVLLIYAVFLTTIAVIAVNLVPMLIKQLEELNEHLPEMTLRAQGLMHSMNTRLIPPGVEMGLNNWFFQLENRLAAGISHFLDHIGTTIGVLFDAFIVPFLVFYILKDFDVFERMLVSCLPRSRRKSIVTMLKDIDDALGNYIRGQFLVSLILGILAYIGYALIGMPYALLFASVVAIFELVPYLGPFLGAAPAIVMASTISFRLVMLVVVVNTICQMLEGNVISPQVVGRTLHLHPLLIIFALLVGGELAGIVGLILAVPCFAAGKVVLQHVITYYMKRKPV from the coding sequence ATGGAGCAATGGTCCGGGAATAAATGGTTTCGCTGGATGGTCGGGGTGCTTCTGGCTCTGATCATTTTGTATTTCGTCTGGCTGCTTCATCCGATGCTGCAGCATATATTCAGCTTTTTGAAAGCGGTGCTGGCCCCTTTCTTGGCCGCTATGATCATATCGTACGTGCTTAACCCGGTGGTCAGTATGCTGGCCGGCCGCAAAGTGCCCCGTGGAGCAGCCGTTCTACTGATTTATGCCGTATTTTTGACCACGATTGCCGTCATTGCCGTCAACCTCGTTCCGATGCTGATTAAGCAGCTCGAGGAGCTTAACGAGCATTTGCCGGAGATGACGCTGAGAGCGCAGGGGCTGATGCACAGCATGAATACCCGTCTGATCCCGCCCGGAGTGGAAATGGGACTTAACAACTGGTTTTTCCAATTGGAGAACCGGCTTGCCGCAGGAATTTCGCATTTTCTGGACCATATCGGCACCACGATCGGCGTGCTGTTCGACGCTTTTATCGTTCCATTTTTGGTGTTCTATATTTTAAAAGATTTCGATGTGTTTGAACGGATGCTTGTGTCCTGTCTCCCGCGCTCCCGCCGCAAATCCATTGTGACGATGTTAAAAGATATCGATGATGCGCTCGGCAATTACATCCGCGGCCAGTTCCTGGTCAGTCTGATTCTCGGCATACTCGCTTATATCGGCTACGCGTTAATCGGAATGCCGTATGCGCTGCTGTTCGCGAGCGTAGTGGCCATATTTGAACTCGTTCCATATTTGGGTCCTTTTCTCGGCGCGGCTCCCGCGATTGTGATGGCGTCGACCATATCGTTCCGGCTGGTGATGCTTGTCGTTGTGGTGAACACGATATGCCAAATGCTGGAGGGCAATGTGATTTCGCCGCAGGTTGTCGGCCGGACGCTGCATCTGCATCCGCTGCTCATTATTTTTGCGCTCTTGGTAGGCGGCGAGCTTGCCGGTATTGTCGGACTGATTCTGGCAGTACCCTGCTTCGCGGCGGGAAAGGTTGTCCTTCAGCATGTGATCACCTATTATATGAAGCGAAAACCGGTATGA
- a CDS encoding PRC-barrel domain-containing protein: MRLQDFIGLNVFGVDEGKEVGKIVDCILDSNWNITGIELESKSFFGSHVKVVAWEDIVAYGEDAVMIQNEESIRKVDAGSIPHSFLEGKNKLKDMQVVTETGTILGKVSDVYFDQKLGNTIVALEISDGLVTDLMEGRKWLPCIPGMSIGENAVVVPALSEERLEKNINIVNG; this comes from the coding sequence ATGAGACTTCAGGATTTTATCGGTCTGAATGTGTTTGGAGTCGATGAAGGCAAGGAAGTTGGCAAAATTGTCGACTGTATTTTAGATTCAAACTGGAACATTACGGGTATTGAACTGGAAAGCAAATCTTTTTTCGGCAGTCATGTGAAAGTTGTGGCATGGGAAGACATTGTCGCCTACGGCGAGGATGCCGTGATGATACAGAATGAGGAGTCTATCCGAAAGGTGGACGCCGGCAGCATACCCCATTCCTTTCTGGAGGGTAAGAACAAATTGAAAGACATGCAGGTCGTGACGGAGACCGGAACGATTCTTGGTAAAGTGTCCGATGTTTATTTTGACCAAAAGTTGGGAAACACAATAGTAGCCCTGGAAATTAGCGACGGGCTTGTGACTGATTTGATGGAAGGTCGTAAATGGCTGCCTTGCATACCGGGAATGTCCATTGGAGAGAATGCAGTGGTGGTTCCGGCACTCAGCGAAGAACGATTAGAAAAAAATATTAACATTGTGAACGGATAG
- a CDS encoding cysteine desulfurase family protein: protein MKPIYLDHAASTPVHPEVAEVMMKIMTGQFGNASSVHAFGRSAKKIVSGARDAISSTLGCSSDEWVFSGGGTESDNLALFGAAHSRKGGHIITTAIEHHAVLHACEELEKEGYSVTYLPVDQTGRVSLKDLEAALRDDTFLISVMFANNEVGTIQPIEEIGRLAREKEILFHVDAVQALGSIPISLSDLPVDYMSFTAHKINGPQGIGGLYVRRGAPLHPRLYGGLQERGRRAGTENLAGAAGFAKAVELAVKGREVRNEEALALRNRLLEGLDQGIGRDSYKINGNAEHGLTHITNISFPGVRTDVMLMNLDMEGIAASSGSACTSGSLEISHVLKAMNLADDQLSSAVRFSTGLGNTSEEMELVARKIETILNRLRNKG, encoded by the coding sequence ATGAAGCCAATTTATTTGGACCATGCCGCCTCGACGCCGGTTCACCCGGAGGTGGCGGAAGTCATGATGAAGATAATGACCGGGCAGTTTGGCAATGCCTCCAGCGTACACGCGTTCGGGCGCTCTGCCAAGAAGATAGTTAGCGGAGCGCGCGATGCGATCAGCTCCACTTTAGGCTGCTCCTCGGATGAATGGGTATTCTCCGGCGGGGGCACAGAGAGCGACAATCTGGCGCTGTTCGGCGCAGCCCATTCCCGCAAAGGCGGCCATATTATCACAACGGCTATCGAGCATCACGCCGTCCTGCATGCCTGCGAGGAGCTGGAGAAGGAAGGCTATTCCGTAACTTACCTTCCAGTGGATCAGACGGGCCGGGTTTCGCTAAAAGATCTCGAAGCGGCGCTTCGGGACGACACGTTCCTAATCAGCGTTATGTTTGCCAATAATGAAGTAGGTACGATTCAGCCGATTGAAGAGATTGGCAGACTAGCTAGAGAGAAAGAAATTTTATTCCATGTCGACGCCGTTCAGGCACTGGGTTCCATCCCGATTTCGCTGTCAGACCTGCCTGTGGACTATATGAGCTTCACCGCACATAAAATTAACGGGCCCCAGGGGATCGGCGGACTCTATGTCCGGCGCGGCGCGCCGCTTCATCCCCGGCTGTACGGAGGCTTGCAGGAACGGGGGCGCCGGGCGGGAACGGAGAATTTGGCCGGCGCAGCCGGATTTGCCAAAGCGGTCGAACTCGCCGTAAAGGGCCGTGAAGTCAGAAATGAAGAAGCGTTGGCGCTGCGGAATCGTCTGCTTGAGGGACTGGATCAGGGGATTGGGCGGGACTCCTATAAGATTAACGGGAATGCCGAACACGGTCTGACGCATATTACGAATATCAGCTTTCCCGGCGTCCGCACGGACGTCATGCTGATGAATCTCGATATGGAGGGCATTGCGGCTTCAAGCGGATCGGCCTGTACCTCGGGCTCCCTCGAAATTTCCCATGTGCTGAAGGCAATGAACCTTGCGGACGATCAATTAAGCTCGGCGGTTCGATTCAGCACCGGCTTGGGTAATACTTCTGAAGAAATGGAACTTGTTGCCCGGAAAATTGAAACCATTTTGAATCGGCTGCGTAATAAAGGATAG